In Moritella sp. Urea-trap-13, the genomic stretch TGTCACGTTCTGCTTTCGGGTCAATCCCATCCGCGATCATGCTTTTATACTTTCTGGCTACCTTTTCTTGCTTGGTTAATATCGATATCGGGGAATCTACCGATAGTGATACTGCATTTACGCCCGTTAAACTTATAACGTAATAGAAATCGTTTATTACCTGTTTTACCGGATAGGCATTTCAAACCGATGATTTCTGTATCGGATACTTCGAGTTCTGTTGATGATGAATTTGCTGAGTTGGATGGTAGGGATTTTAGATTGGCATTGGTGAATTTGAATTTCTTGGTGGTGATGTCAGTGCTATTAACTATCATGATTAATACCTTGTCTAGTTAGGGATACAAGGTATTAATATGTTCTTTAGGATTATTTTAGATTAACTTTAATCCAAGTCATGCGGTGATCTGAAGAAACGTCTTTGCCATTACCATATAACCCAATACGAGCATCATCGAATAACTTACGACCTTCCTCGTAAGATGCAGACCAATAGACACCAGTATCAATAACATCCAAGTTTGCAGAAGGTATAGCGTAATCAACACCTAATCCAAATGTTGAAGAAATTCGATTTGGTTTTGGGTGATCGCTTGATTTATCTACTGCATATTCTGATGCACCAAAGCTAGTAGGATATAACTCACCATTCATCACGCTTTGGTTAACCAAGTCATTATCATGAAGTGTTTGCATTACCGCCATTTCACCATCACCAGCAACTGGATCTAGGTTTTGATCACCCATAATGACAAACTTAGCACCGTCAGCTAACCCACCAGTAAGACCAGAATCATCATAAAAGAACTCTTTACCTTGAATATATTGATTCCAAAACTTAATTTCTGCTGCATTTTGCGCTTTATTTTTACCTGTATCGAACACTGGAGGTGTTGGATGAGACATTAGAAGGTGAATAACCTCTTCACCATTCGCTGTTGGAATAATGATTGGTGCATCTACATGGTTCTTAGAAGAAATACGAACTTGCTCCCATTCTTCCGCTGAATACCATTCATCGCCACAACTCATACCAACAGGAATTGGTTGTGAACCGTCACAAACAGTAATAGTTGGGATTTGTTCATTTTCAAGATCTTTCCATTTAAATTTCTGGAAAGCACGTGTATTTTTGGTATCAATTTCGTATTGCGACATCAGCGCAAACGCATATTTACCATGATACTGACCAAACCCCCAATCATCACCTAAGCCTCCAATCGTACCGTCATTATCTAGATCAAGACCACTAGCTAGACCCGTATTTGTTGAATAAGACTCAAAATAAGAGAATACTATAGGTTCTAGGTTTGCTCCTCCACCTGCACCATCAATGCTCTGTGCTACAGATAAGTAGTTGTCTTGAAAACCGATAAGTGCAGTCTTATCTTCACCAGTTCCGTCATTGTTGAACTCTGCCATCATAAGAATATTTGGGCGATTTTTCTGGATAACAGCTGCAACATTACGAATTTGGATAATCTTCTCTGCGATTTCTTTATCAGCAGCCTCAATTGAGCCGTCTAGATAAGCCGTAACAAGTTCTTTTTGTTTTGCAGGTAAAACTTGCATTTCAGCAACAAGTTCTTCGAATGTAAGACGGTCAAATGACAGGTTATAAGCTGCAATTTTAACTTCGACTGGTTGCACTGGAGTATCCGTATAGTTTATATCATTACAACCAAAAAGAATGGCAGAACTAACCACTAAAGCTAATTTAGAAAGTGTTTTCATCGGGATTACTTATTATTTAGAATAATTACACCAATAGTACATAAACCAATACACAATAAATACGATATAAATCTCATATTAGCAATTACTTATGTGTTGAATTCACAGAATCTTAATAGCTTCATCAACTTGGTTAGAGTGGAAAACTAAAGTCAAATCAACCGTTGGATAATCAACTTGATTGATATCG encodes the following:
- a CDS encoding Arm DNA-binding domain-containing protein, whose protein sequence is MIVNSTDITTKKFKFTNANLKSLPSNSANSSSTELEVSDTEIIGLKCLSGKTGNKRFLLRYKFNGRKCSITIGRFPDIDINQARKGSQKV
- a CDS encoding endonuclease/exonuclease/phosphatase family protein, with protein sequence MQPVEVKIAAYNLSFDRLTFEELVAEMQVLPAKQKELVTAYLDGSIEAADKEIAEKIIQIRNVAAVIQKNRPNILMMAEFNNDGTGEDKTALIGFQDNYLSVAQSIDGAGGGANLEPIVFSYFESYSTNTGLASGLDLDNDGTIGGLGDDWGFGQYHGKYAFALMSQYEIDTKNTRAFQKFKWKDLENEQIPTITVCDGSQPIPVGMSCGDEWYSAEEWEQVRISSKNHVDAPIIIPTANGEEVIHLLMSHPTPPVFDTGKNKAQNAAEIKFWNQYIQGKEFFYDDSGLTGGLADGAKFVIMGDQNLDPVAGDGEMAVMQTLHDNDLVNQSVMNGELYPTSFGASEYAVDKSSDHPKPNRISSTFGLGVDYAIPSANLDVIDTGVYWSASYEEGRKLFDDARIGLYGNGKDVSSDHRMTWIKVNLK